In Blattabacterium cuenoti, a single window of DNA contains:
- the nusB gene encoding transcription antitermination factor NusB produces MLIRRHFRIKSLQFLYAQYLSKMDYKQVEKNMLHSIEELHYLYISLLCLILQIQKFAVLKIQENQKLLNNKMIKQFAYNSIINLLSKNKYLLEYNLKKNCKYFFWQTDENYIYILLQEIIKLNYDNIFINNHNHVSSFQKEKDFIITCYNKCFITNKKFIEFIEDSYTIITKIDLFIAHKMVCKTLKYIKLYTPTNFKLFDIYENHNNKQFIIDLYRKTLQHKHEFNKLIESISKNWAIKRISIIDLIILQMAICEFLYFPHIPPKATINEYIEITKIFCMEKSKIFVNGILDKILQLLNKEQKLKKKLIIINYNVDKDEVI; encoded by the coding sequence ATGTTAATTAGACGGCACTTTAGAATAAAAAGTTTGCAATTTTTATATGCACAATACTTATCTAAAATGGATTATAAACAAGTAGAAAAAAATATGCTTCATAGCATTGAAGAATTACATTATTTATATATTTCTCTTCTATGTTTAATATTACAAATTCAAAAATTTGCTGTTTTAAAAATTCAAGAAAATCAAAAATTATTAAATAATAAAATGATTAAACAGTTTGCATATAATTCTATTATTAATCTTTTATCAAAGAATAAATATCTACTTGAATATAATTTAAAAAAAAATTGTAAATATTTTTTTTGGCAAACAGATGAAAATTATATTTATATTTTATTACAAGAGATAATAAAACTTAATTATGATAATATTTTTATTAATAATCACAATCATGTATCCTCTTTTCAAAAAGAAAAAGATTTTATTATAACATGTTATAATAAATGTTTTATTACAAATAAAAAATTCATAGAATTTATAGAAGATTCATATACAATAATTACAAAAATTGATTTATTTATAGCTCATAAAATGGTATGTAAAACATTAAAATATATTAAATTATATACACCAACTAATTTTAAATTATTTGATATTTATGAAAATCATAATAATAAACAATTTATTATTGATTTATATAGAAAAACTTTACAACATAAACATGAATTCAATAAATTAATAGAATCTATTTCTAAAAATTGGGCAATCAAAAGAATATCTATTATAGATTTAATCATATTACAAATGGCAATTTGTGAATTTTTATATTTTCCACATATTCCACCAAAAGCAACAATAAATGAATATATTGAAATTACAAAAATATTTTGTATGGAAAAAAGTAAAATTTTTGTAAATGGAATTTTAGATAAAATTTTACAATTATTAAATAAAGAACAAAAATTAAAAAAAAAATTAATTATAATAAATTATAATGTTGATAAAGATGAAGTAATTTGA
- a CDS encoding 30S ribosomal protein THX: protein MGKGDKKTRRGKIINKTYGKRRPNPRNSRKKIK from the coding sequence ATGGGAAAAGGTGATAAAAAAACCAGACGAGGTAAAATCATTAATAAAACATATGGAAAACGAAGACCAAATCCAAGAAATTCTAGAAAAAAAATAAAATAA
- a CDS encoding KdsC family phosphatase — MKHYLNIMKDIYTFIFDVDGVLTDSTVYLYAHEYIGKKMSIKDGFAMKLAKNKGYNICIMTRNSDIMIFKRLRELNINHIYQGINNKKPYFDEYCNMLNISKKTILYMGDDLPDLEIMKSVALPCSPFDAVSEIKAISKYISPKKGGKGCVRDVIEQTLKIQNNWN; from the coding sequence ATGAAACATTATCTGAATATTATGAAGGATATTTATACTTTTATATTTGATGTTGATGGAGTACTAACTGATAGTACTGTATATTTATATGCACATGAATATATAGGGAAAAAAATGTCTATTAAAGATGGATTTGCAATGAAATTAGCCAAAAATAAAGGATATAATATATGTATTATGACAAGAAATTCTGATATTATGATATTTAAACGGTTAAGAGAATTAAATATTAATCATATTTATCAAGGTATAAATAATAAAAAACCATATTTTGATGAATATTGTAATATGTTAAATATTTCTAAAAAAACAATATTATATATGGGAGATGATCTTCCAGATCTTGAAATTATGAAATCTGTTGCTTTACCTTGTTCTCCGTTTGATGCTGTATCAGAAATAAAAGCAATTTCTAAATATATTTCTCCAAAAAAAGGAGGCAAAGGTTGTGTAAGAGATGTCATAGAACAAACATTAAAAATTCAAAATAATTGGAATTAA
- a CDS encoding DUF3276 family protein translates to MEEKENIRNEICSRTLKTGSRTYFFDARETRAGDYYLTITESKKTFSETGEITYKKHKIYLYKEDFAKFKSILDNMIRFIINEKGEEVISERHQKDFKGQSQSFNQNNNIKSK, encoded by the coding sequence ATGGAAGAAAAAGAAAATATAAGAAATGAAATATGTTCACGTACTTTGAAAACTGGAAGTCGTACTTATTTTTTTGATGCAAGAGAAACTAGAGCAGGTGATTATTATTTAACTATTACAGAAAGTAAAAAAACTTTTTCTGAAACAGGAGAAATTACTTATAAAAAACATAAAATTTATTTATATAAGGAAGATTTTGCTAAATTTAAAAGTATATTAGATAATATGATTAGATTCATTATTAATGAAAAAGGAGAAGAAGTCATTTCAGAACGTCATCAAAAAGATTTTAAAGGACAATCTCAATCTTTTAATCAAAATAATAATATTAAATCAAAATAA
- the yajC gene encoding preprotein translocase subunit YajC — protein MYIYSKLLQNSTTGTVWMFALIFIVFYFFMIRPQIKKQKIEKKFQENLKTGNYIVTTSGLHGKIIEISKYFCILETVVGKIKTEKNTISKDLTYLRYGKNNPKILYKEINNL, from the coding sequence ATGTATATATATTCTAAATTATTACAAAATTCTACAACAGGAACTGTTTGGATGTTTGCTTTAATATTTATTGTTTTCTATTTTTTTATGATAAGACCTCAAATAAAAAAACAAAAAATTGAAAAAAAATTTCAGGAAAATTTAAAAACAGGAAATTATATTGTAACAACTTCAGGATTACATGGTAAAATTATTGAAATATCAAAATATTTTTGCATATTAGAAACAGTAGTAGGAAAAATTAAAACAGAAAAAAATACTATTTCAAAAGATTTAACTTATTTAAGATATGGAAAAAATAATCCAAAAATATTATATAAAGAAATTAATAATTTATGA
- the groL gene encoding chaperonin GroEL (60 kDa chaperone family; promotes refolding of misfolded polypeptides especially under stressful conditions; forms two stacked rings of heptamers to form a barrel-shaped 14mer; ends can be capped by GroES; misfolded proteins enter the barrel where they are refolded when GroES binds) yields MAKDIKFDIEARDKLKKGVDALANAVKVTLGPKGRNVVLQKSFGGPQVTKDGVSVAKEIELEDAIENLGAQMVKEVASKTNDVAGDGTTTATVLAQAIVREGLKNVAAGANPMDLKRGIDKALEVVIFDLKKQSREVGGNNEKIKQVASISANNDEKTGALIADAFEKVGKEGVITVEEAKGTDTSVDVVEGMQFDRGYQSPYFVTNTEKMITEFDQPQILLSDKKIAAMKDLLPILEPVAQSGKPLLIISEEVEGEALATLVVNKIRGTLKVAAIKAPGFGDRRKAMLEDIAILTGGTVISEETGSKLEDVKLHMLGKAERVIIDKDNTTIVNGGGSKKDIRARVDQIKAQIETTTSDYDKEKLQERLAKLAGGVAVLYVGAASEVEMKEKKDRVDDALNATRAAVEEGIVAGGGVALVRAIKSLDHIIGDNPDQDTGIQIVRRSLEEPLRQIVANAGGEGSVVVAKVAEGTGDFGYDAKLGEYKNMIVEGIIDPTKVARVALENAASVAGMLLTTECVVTEIKKDEPNTPPMPGAAGGAGMGGMM; encoded by the coding sequence ATGGCAAAAGATATTAAATTCGATATTGAAGCAAGAGATAAGTTAAAAAAAGGAGTAGATGCATTAGCTAATGCAGTAAAAGTAACTTTAGGACCAAAAGGAAGAAATGTAGTATTACAAAAATCTTTTGGAGGACCACAAGTAACTAAAGATGGAGTATCTGTAGCAAAAGAAATAGAATTAGAAGATGCTATTGAAAATTTAGGTGCACAAATGGTAAAAGAAGTTGCGTCTAAAACTAATGATGTTGCAGGTGATGGAACAACCACAGCTACTGTATTAGCACAAGCAATTGTAAGAGAAGGATTAAAAAATGTAGCAGCTGGAGCAAATCCAATGGATTTAAAACGAGGAATAGATAAAGCATTAGAAGTTGTTATTTTTGATTTAAAAAAACAATCTAGAGAAGTTGGTGGTAATAATGAAAAAATTAAACAAGTAGCATCTATATCTGCTAATAATGATGAAAAAACTGGAGCTTTAATAGCCGATGCATTTGAAAAAGTAGGAAAAGAAGGAGTTATTACTGTAGAAGAAGCAAAAGGAACAGATACATCTGTAGATGTTGTAGAAGGAATGCAATTTGATAGAGGATATCAATCTCCTTATTTTGTAACTAATACAGAAAAAATGATTACAGAATTTGATCAACCACAAATTCTATTATCTGATAAAAAAATAGCAGCAATGAAAGATTTATTACCAATTTTAGAACCTGTTGCTCAATCTGGAAAACCTTTATTAATTATTTCTGAGGAAGTAGAAGGAGAAGCTTTAGCTACATTGGTAGTGAATAAAATTCGTGGAACTTTAAAAGTAGCTGCTATAAAAGCTCCTGGATTTGGAGATAGAAGAAAAGCCATGTTAGAAGATATAGCAATTTTAACAGGAGGAACAGTTATTTCAGAAGAAACAGGAAGTAAATTAGAAGATGTAAAATTACATATGTTAGGTAAAGCAGAAAGAGTGATAATAGATAAAGATAATACTACTATTGTAAATGGAGGAGGAAGTAAAAAAGATATAAGAGCTCGTGTAGATCAAATTAAAGCTCAAATAGAAACTACTACATCAGATTATGATAAAGAAAAATTACAAGAACGTTTAGCTAAATTAGCTGGAGGTGTTGCTGTATTATATGTAGGTGCTGCATCAGAAGTAGAAATGAAAGAAAAAAAAGATAGAGTGGATGATGCTTTAAATGCTACAAGAGCCGCTGTAGAAGAAGGAATTGTTGCTGGTGGTGGTGTTGCACTTGTTCGTGCTATTAAATCATTAGATCATATTATAGGAGATAATCCAGATCAAGATACAGGAATACAAATAGTGAGACGATCATTGGAAGAACCACTTAGACAAATAGTAGCCAATGCAGGTGGAGAAGGATCTGTAGTAGTAGCTAAAGTTGCTGAAGGAACAGGTGATTTTGGATATGATGCCAAATTAGGAGAATATAAAAATATGATTGTAGAAGGTATTATAGATCCAACTAAAGTAGCTAGAGTAGCATTAGAAAATGCGGCTTCAGTAGCTGGAATGTTATTAACAACAGAATGTGTAGTTACAGAAATTAAAAAAGATGAACCTAATACTCCTCCAATGCCTGGAGCTGCTGGTGGAGCTGGTATGGGTGGTATGATGTAA
- a CDS encoding ABC transporter ATP-binding protein, with protein MMRLFWFSTKYILKYKYRFFLGCLLIIISNIFTLLPIPYIGKSIKIIKIIFSDFVKHKIDIFQYNTPNKLKITIVIYAIIISIIPMFCGIIKYHMRQCFMTTSRMIECDIKNEIFAHYQKLNLSFYKEHSTGDLINRLTEDVAHIRQYLGPALMYILNLIILLIMVFIQMFRLNKSLSLYVIIPIPILCIIVCYIRKYLFPTIKNIQENKIIISSFIQEFCSGIHLIKLFSSENFLYKKYKKIIINYKNQHITLSKVNTILSSIIIFFLGNCNILILFFGGKKFLNGEIKEIGILAEFFTYINIIIFPFFILNWIILTFEKAKISIKRINQFFKNTSISINKHLIKKKIYGKIQFINVSFIYNQKQYIFKKLSFSITKGKTLIITGKTGSGKTTIGKLMSKFYDSYCGKILIDNISLKNYSLYFFRKNISYVSQETYLFSDTIYNNIAFGSINKKIYPYQVYEAAKNAMIDQEIIQFKNGYHTIIGKNGITLSVGQKQRICLARAIIKNPKIIILDDNFSAIDFFKKKLIIHFLQKKMKNSTIVIITNDISYISNFDLLFFLKTK; from the coding sequence ATGATGAGATTATTTTGGTTTAGTACAAAATATATTTTAAAATATAAATATCGTTTTTTTCTAGGATGTTTATTAATTATAATATCAAATATATTTACTTTATTACCTATTCCTTATATAGGAAAATCTATCAAGATTATAAAAATTATTTTTTCTGATTTTGTTAAACATAAAATTGATATTTTTCAATATAATACTCCTAATAAATTAAAAATAACAATTGTGATATATGCTATAATTATTTCAATTATTCCAATGTTTTGTGGTATAATTAAATATCATATGAGACAATGTTTTATGACAACATCTAGAATGATTGAATGTGATATAAAAAATGAAATTTTTGCACATTATCAAAAATTAAATTTATCTTTTTATAAAGAACATTCAACGGGAGATTTAATAAATAGATTAACGGAAGATGTTGCTCATATTAGACAATACTTAGGACCAGCATTAATGTATATTTTAAATTTAATTATTTTATTAATTATGGTTTTTATTCAAATGTTCCGTCTTAATAAATCATTATCTTTATATGTAATTATACCTATTCCTATTCTTTGTATTATTGTTTGTTATATCAGAAAATATTTATTTCCAACAATTAAAAATATACAAGAAAATAAAATTATTATTTCATCTTTTATTCAAGAATTTTGTTCTGGAATTCATTTAATTAAGTTATTTTCTTCTGAAAATTTTTTATATAAAAAATATAAAAAAATCATTATAAATTATAAAAATCAACATATTACGTTATCCAAAGTTAATACAATATTATCATCAATTATTATTTTTTTTCTTGGTAATTGTAATATATTAATTCTTTTTTTTGGAGGTAAAAAATTTCTTAATGGAGAAATAAAAGAAATAGGAATATTAGCCGAATTTTTTACTTATATTAATATTATTATTTTTCCTTTTTTTATTTTAAATTGGATAATCTTAACTTTTGAAAAAGCCAAAATATCAATAAAACGTATTAATCAATTTTTTAAAAACACTTCTATAAGTATTAATAAACATTTAATAAAAAAAAAAATTTATGGAAAAATACAATTTATAAATGTTAGTTTTATTTATAATCAAAAACAATATATTTTTAAAAAACTTTCATTTTCTATTACAAAAGGTAAAACTTTAATTATCACTGGAAAAACTGGGTCTGGAAAAACAACTATAGGAAAATTAATGTCTAAATTCTATGATTCATATTGTGGAAAAATATTAATTGATAATATTTCATTAAAAAATTATAGTTTATATTTTTTTAGAAAAAATATTAGTTATGTTTCTCAAGAAACATATTTATTTTCAGATACTATATATAATAATATTGCTTTTGGAAGTATAAATAAAAAAATTTATCCTTATCAAGTTTATGAAGCAGCTAAAAATGCAATGATAGATCAAGAAATTATACAATTTAAAAATGGATATCATACAATAATAGGAAAAAATGGAATAACATTATCTGTAGGACAAAAACAAAGAATATGTTTAGCAAGAGCTATTATAAAAAATCCAAAAATTATTATTTTAGATGATAATTTTTCTGCAATAGATTTTTTCAAAAAAAAATTAATCATTCATTTTTTACAAAAAAAAATGAAAAATTCAACTATTGTTATAATTACTAATGATATATCTTATATATCTAATTTTGATTTACTTTTTTTTTTAAAAACAAAATAA
- the miaB gene encoding tRNA (N6-isopentenyl adenosine(37)-C2)-methylthiotransferase MiaB — MLNTINNNLFYLETYGCQMNISDSEIIISILLKQGFYLTYNIEKANIILLNTCAIRENAKMTILNRLQYLKSLYQHKKKIFGIIGCLSKIDNEFFSKKLVNFSINPNSYKEIPKIINYIKQGKKIEFHKNNKIETYENIYPFRQQYKVTAFLSIIRGCNNMCTFCIVPFTRGREISISPYSIINECKKLYNNGYKEITLLGQNVDSYSWKETNKKNNLNFAKLLNMLAIQLPFMRIRFTTSNPHDFSDEVINIISKYSNICKHIHLPVQSGSNKMLKLMNRKYTRESYIYLIKKIKNTIPECSISHDIMTGFCNENEEDHKYTISLMNEIKYHYGYMFIYSPRPGTYAYRQLSDNVPYKTKQKRLQEIINLQKEHSYFNMKQYIGQIQEVLIEGRSKKNDLYWYGKNTQNITVVFPKKNYKIGNFVNVKILDFTSVTLIGNIIN; from the coding sequence ATGTTAAATACAATTAATAATAATCTGTTTTATCTTGAAACTTATGGTTGTCAAATGAATATTTCAGATAGTGAAATTATAATTTCTATATTATTAAAACAAGGATTTTATTTAACATATAATATAGAAAAAGCTAATATAATTTTATTAAATACTTGTGCTATACGAGAAAATGCCAAAATGACTATTTTAAATAGATTACAATATTTAAAATCATTATATCAACATAAAAAAAAAATATTTGGAATTATTGGTTGTTTATCTAAAATAGATAACGAATTTTTCTCTAAAAAACTTGTAAATTTTTCAATAAATCCAAATTCTTATAAAGAAATTCCAAAAATTATTAATTATATAAAACAAGGAAAAAAAATTGAATTTCATAAAAATAATAAAATAGAAACTTACGAAAATATATATCCATTTAGACAACAATATAAAGTTACTGCATTTTTAAGTATTATTAGAGGATGTAATAATATGTGTACATTTTGTATTGTACCTTTTACAAGAGGACGAGAAATAAGTATAAGTCCATATTCTATTATTAACGAATGTAAAAAATTATATAATAATGGATATAAAGAAATAACATTATTAGGCCAAAATGTAGATTCTTATTCTTGGAAAGAAACTAATAAAAAAAATAATTTAAATTTTGCTAAATTATTAAATATGTTAGCTATTCAATTACCATTTATGAGAATTCGATTTACAACCTCTAATCCTCATGATTTTTCTGATGAAGTAATTAATATTATATCTAAATATTCTAATATTTGTAAACATATTCATTTACCAGTTCAATCTGGAAGTAATAAAATGTTAAAATTAATGAATAGAAAGTATACCAGAGAAAGTTATATATATTTAATCAAAAAAATTAAAAATACAATACCTGAATGTTCTATATCTCATGATATTATGACTGGATTTTGTAACGAAAATGAAGAAGATCATAAATATACAATTAGTTTAATGAATGAAATTAAATATCATTATGGATATATGTTTATTTATTCTCCAAGACCTGGAACGTATGCTTATAGACAATTATCTGATAATGTTCCATATAAAACAAAACAAAAAAGATTACAAGAAATTATTAATCTTCAAAAAGAACATTCTTATTTTAACATGAAACAATATATAGGACAAATACAAGAAGTTTTAATTGAAGGAAGATCTAAAAAAAATGATTTGTATTGGTATGGAAAAAATACACAAAATATTACAGTAGTTTTTCCAAAAAAAAATTATAAAATTGGCAATTTTGTTAATGTAAAAATATTAGATTTTACATCAGTTACATTAATAGGCAATATTATAAATTAA
- a CDS encoding zinc metallopeptidase: MYYIIIGISFIISVIVNKILKKKFQFYAKFNLFKKITINEIIQKMLQDNGISNVNICIVEEFLQDHYNPIDKTINLSKDVYYQTNTTSVAIAAHECGHALQHHLGYQMLKIRTLLVPVINFSSRMTNLFIMSGMTTYYTSNGANTILLKFGILLFAVVVMFALITLPIELNASQKALDWLKNNHILNEKEYNYTKNSLFWASMTYMISAISNLAQLIYFISFLINQMNKINLKNKKYR; the protein is encoded by the coding sequence ATGTATTATATTATTATTGGAATTAGTTTTATTATTAGTGTTATAGTGAATAAAATATTAAAAAAAAAATTTCAATTTTACGCTAAATTTAATTTATTTAAAAAAATAACAATAAATGAAATTATTCAAAAAATGTTACAAGATAATGGAATATCAAATGTTAATATATGTATTGTAGAAGAATTTCTTCAAGATCATTATAATCCTATAGATAAAACTATTAATTTAAGTAAAGATGTGTATTATCAAACCAATACAACATCTGTTGCAATAGCTGCTCATGAATGTGGACATGCTTTACAACATCATTTAGGATATCAAATGTTAAAAATTAGAACTTTATTAGTTCCTGTTATAAATTTTAGTTCTAGAATGACTAATTTATTTATAATGTCAGGAATGACTACATATTACACATCTAATGGTGCAAATACTATACTTTTAAAATTTGGTATACTATTATTTGCTGTAGTGGTTATGTTTGCTCTTATTACTCTACCAATTGAATTGAATGCTAGTCAAAAAGCATTAGACTGGTTAAAAAATAACCACATTTTAAATGAAAAAGAATATAATTATACAAAAAATTCTTTATTTTGGGCATCTATGACATATATGATATCTGCTATTAGCAATTTAGCACAATTAATTTATTTTATATCATTTTTAATTAATCAAATGAATAAAATAAACTTAAAAAATAAAAAATATCGATAA
- a CDS encoding sigma 54-interacting transcriptional regulator encodes MEHIIQNIKRKLNIIGNDYVLHRALKKSIQVAPTDISVLVLGESGVGKEFIPKIIHQFSYRKHSPYISINCGAIPEGTIDSELFGHEKGSFTGANKMRKGYFEEANGGTIFLDEVGELPISTQIRLLRILDSGEFIKVGSSKIQKTNIRIIAATNLNMQNSIQNGKFREDLYYRLNTVEITIPALRFRKNDIRLLIKKFAHDFSERYNMPFIQFTEESIQYLEEYPWPGNIRQLKNVIEQISVVEIKRKIFLDKLKEYLPNNIPSITHSPQSHYENIFSNFSNNEKDFLYQLLFDIKSNLNNLKKLIFQWIKKDDIFLKKNKHLIETIFGNIFHSSISEKKYDSIYQLINSSSSSSLSKNNITVKNNELNSFSLQHKEVEFIQKALIKHRGKRKQAAKDLGISERTLYRKIKQYGL; translated from the coding sequence ATGGAGCATATTATTCAAAATATCAAAAGGAAACTTAATATTATTGGAAATGATTATGTATTACATAGAGCTTTAAAAAAATCTATTCAAGTTGCTCCAACTGATATTTCAGTATTAGTTTTAGGCGAAAGTGGAGTCGGTAAAGAATTTATTCCAAAAATTATTCATCAATTTTCATACAGAAAACATTCTCCATATATTTCTATTAATTGTGGAGCTATTCCAGAAGGAACTATTGATAGTGAATTATTTGGACATGAAAAAGGATCTTTTACTGGTGCTAATAAGATGAGAAAAGGATATTTTGAGGAAGCTAATGGAGGAACTATTTTTTTAGATGAAGTTGGAGAATTACCAATTTCTACTCAAATACGTCTTTTACGAATATTAGATTCTGGAGAATTTATTAAAGTTGGATCTTCTAAAATTCAAAAAACTAATATTAGAATCATTGCTGCTACCAATTTAAATATGCAAAATTCAATTCAAAATGGTAAATTTAGAGAAGATTTATATTATAGATTAAATACTGTTGAAATTACTATACCAGCATTAAGATTTAGAAAAAATGATATTAGATTATTAATCAAAAAATTTGCTCATGATTTTTCTGAAAGATATAATATGCCATTTATACAATTTACAGAAGAATCTATACAATATTTAGAAGAATATCCTTGGCCTGGCAATATTAGACAATTAAAAAATGTAATAGAACAAATTTCTGTGGTAGAAATAAAAAGAAAAATTTTTTTAGATAAATTAAAAGAATATTTACCAAATAATATTCCATCTATTACTCATTCTCCTCAGTCTCATTATGAGAATATTTTTTCTAATTTTTCTAATAATGAAAAAGATTTTTTATATCAATTGTTATTTGATATTAAAAGTAATTTAAATAATTTAAAAAAATTAATATTTCAATGGATTAAAAAAGATGATATTTTTTTAAAAAAAAATAAACATTTAATAGAAACAATATTTGGAAATATATTTCATTCATCTATTTCTGAAAAAAAATATGATTCTATTTATCAATTAATAAATTCATCATCATCTTCTTCATTATCAAAAAATAATATTACTGTAAAAAACAATGAATTGAATTCTTTTTCACTTCAACATAAAGAAGTTGAATTTATTCAAAAAGCTTTAATTAAACATAGAGGAAAAAGAAAACAAGCTGCAAAAGATTTAGGAATTTCTGAACGAACATTATATAGAAAAATTAAACAATATGGATTATAA
- a CDS encoding co-chaperone GroES: protein MVDVKIKPLADRVLILPDQAETQTASGIIIPDTAKEKPQKGTVIAIGQGKKNEPITLKKGDRVLYGKYSGTELKWEEKEYLIMRESDIIAII, encoded by the coding sequence ATGGTGGACGTAAAGATTAAACCTTTAGCAGATCGTGTATTAATATTACCTGATCAAGCTGAAACACAAACAGCTTCAGGAATCATAATACCTGATACAGCTAAAGAAAAACCTCAAAAAGGAACTGTAATTGCAATTGGTCAAGGAAAAAAAAATGAACCTATTACTTTAAAAAAAGGAGATAGAGTCTTATATGGAAAATATTCAGGAACAGAATTAAAATGGGAAGAAAAAGAATATTTGATTATGAGAGAATCTGATATAATAGCAATTATATAA
- the coaE gene encoding dephospho-CoA kinase (Dephospho-CoA kinase (CoaE) performs the final step in coenzyme A biosynthesis.), whose product MKLPTYLIGITGQIGTGKSVLSNFFNIMGIPVYQSDIYSKNLMNNNIFIKKQIIKYFGQQSYKKNKINSIFISNIIFNNNVSALKLLCKIIYPWMILHFQIWQNYHHKSLYLIKDSALLFESGSYKNCNLIINIHSSTDKILERVNKRSNLTYNQIINRLKLQITNRDRIKYSNFYIKNNESNINYLKYKAINIHNLIINKLKNGKR is encoded by the coding sequence ATGAAATTACCAACTTATTTAATAGGAATCACTGGACAAATAGGAACAGGAAAAAGTGTATTATCTAATTTTTTTAACATTATGGGTATTCCAGTATATCAATCTGATATATATTCCAAAAATTTAATGAATAATAATATTTTTATTAAAAAACAAATTATTAAATATTTTGGTCAACAATCTTATAAAAAGAATAAAATAAATTCAATTTTTATATCTAACATTATTTTTAATAATAATGTTTCAGCCTTAAAATTATTATGTAAAATTATATATCCTTGGATGATATTACATTTTCAAATTTGGCAAAATTATCATCATAAAAGTTTATACTTAATAAAAGATTCTGCTTTATTATTTGAAAGTGGTTCATATAAAAATTGTAATTTAATTATTAATATACATTCTTCTACAGATAAAATTTTAGAACGAGTCAATAAAAGAAGTAATTTAACTTACAATCAAATTATTAATCGTTTAAAATTACAAATTACAAATAGAGATAGAATAAAATATTCTAATTTTTATATAAAAAATAATGAATCAAATATCAATTATTTAAAATATAAAGCAATAAATATTCATAATTTAATTATTAATAAATTAAAAAATGGGAAAAGGTGA
- the secG gene encoding preprotein translocase subunit SecG: MYKIILLSIFMILICCLLIITILIQNPKKGMFHQPFIENKIKFFGIKKTNLLLINITWILSILIFFSICLFNYLLK, encoded by the coding sequence ATGTATAAAATTATATTACTTAGTATATTTATGATTTTAATATGTTGTTTACTAATTATTACCATTTTAATTCAAAATCCTAAAAAAGGAATGTTTCATCAACCATTTATTGAAAATAAAATCAAATTTTTTGGTATAAAAAAAACTAATTTATTATTAATAAATATAACATGGATATTATCAATTCTTATTTTTTTTTCTATTTGTTTATTTAATTATTTATTAAAATAA